From one Triticum urartu cultivar G1812 chromosome 3, Tu2.1, whole genome shotgun sequence genomic stretch:
- the LOC125544850 gene encoding uncharacterized protein LOC125544850, giving the protein MTGFLSFVSRSTVFSVEAGRRDAAVTDLLQHLLFDSEITGDEHNQMRTCMCVACALLLANAVVCVHRADYVSGHPQGFVLGIDGDHECEVEVCELRVEACVEQDVPALGILVHVVESACHVQRDLDKLAPSEHLVVVEPLAKRAVLGELKHHVRQYM; this is encoded by the exons ATGACTGGTTTCCTCTCCTTTGTGTCAAGATCGACG GTGTTCAGTGTAGAAGCCGGACGACGTGATGCTGCTGTTACCGATCTGCTGCAGCATCTCTTGTTCGACTCCGAGATCACTGGCGATGAACACAATCAG ATGAGGACGTGCATGTGTGTGGCGTGTGCGCTGCTGCTCGCCAACGCTGTCGTGTGTGTGCATCGTGCCGACTATGTGTCGGGTCATCCACAGGGCTTCGTTCTCGGTATCGACGGTGATCACGAGTGCGAGGTCGAAGTTTGTGAGCTTAGGGTGGAAGCATGTGTCGAGCAGGATGTTCCTGCTCTTGGAATACTTGTGCACGTAGTTGAGTCCGCCTGCCACGTCCAACGCGACCTAGACAAGCTGGCTCCATCCGAGCACCTCGTCGTTGTGGAGCCACTTGCTAAGCGTGCTGTTCTCGGCGAACTCAAACATCATGTACGTCAATACATGTAG